The stretch of DNA ttgcatccgccgtatagtccggaccttgcaccaagtgactaccacctgtttttgtccatggcgaacgagctaggtagtcagaagttagccacaaaagaggcctgtgaaaattggctatccgagttttttgccaataaggaagcttctataacaggggtattatgaagttggcatctcgttgggaacaagtcatcgaacaaaacggcgcatatttgacttaaaacagatgattgtaactaattttatgaacaaatgaaaattcaaaaaaaaataccgcaggacttttttgacagcctaatattaatatttccggtctcgattagcttagctgtcatccttggtcgAATTAGTTTGGCTACTGTCattcgaaaccaaatcacatacaaaattcctgaacaattattttcttgatgagccgatgatagcctagtttgatgattctccacacagttgtgtagttcagaaccttgaTGGAATGACGTCAGTTTCATGTAATGATTATAATGgcgagacatcagcgagtaagtaatttggttgcGTCTACAGcttaatccgaaacgaagacatgtgatgacgcaaaacaaggaagaacaagcgatgttcattgcttcgtatctagaacgatactgaaagtcaGCCTTGACTTTCTTTGTTttgaagaggctttaaactttccagttcattcgcctctaaagtcagcctcagcgagatccaatatttatgctctaggtaaatattccccttcgttcttcttctttttcttttctttgttcacagATACTTTAAATcgttccccttcgttgatcccgataagttgctcgttattgacggcatgggtagaggagctcacaaatgacaaatatatgggaaaatggaaatgtttctagttttcatcaatttaaaccgtttacacaccaggggattgtaatatatagcatgaaAAACAATTCTTAGAGTATTTCagattcatttggtatgtgaatcGTCTGAAtttgttcgcggcaaaaatagttattatcgctaactttatttcatgaaaacgtgacctgttttctgatttggcacccttaatgaaagacgtagttctgcgTCAAAAATCAATCTTAGAAGCAAGACATTTTGACCATCTACTTTGTTTTAATCGCAGTAGCGTGTGAGGTAAAAAGTTAGTGATGTTGTCTTTTCGGAATGCTTCTCGCAAATTAATAGTGCAAattcgataacattagtaatgtCACAAAAAGATGGACCAGACAAGTACCAGCAAAAGAATGGCGAAGCTAGGCACAGCGTGCTTCCAAAAGCCCCGACGAGACGTGTAATCATATCCAAATCTCGGTACAAAATCTACGATCAGCCGAAGAAATCAACCTTGGCCGTTCATTTGGACAATATCAAACGCGAACGTCTATCAACTGCTTTCATCGATAAATCTTCTCAAGCTGAAGATCGTGAAAGTGTAAGTAGCCGACAGTCTTTCAGTCGACAGGCTGGACCAAGTACTAAATCATTCTTCACGCGCGAGGACAGCTCGATGGAGCTTGCGCATAAAAAACACCGCAACTTGAGGGAGGTCTACAGCGATTACATGAAAAGACGAGATGTAGTTCCGAGGCGGATAAGAATCGTTAAAATATACGGTAGGTTCTATTCCCTTGAACGTAGATACAGATATACATATATCTGAATACAATTCAACCAATGCAGTGCCACCAAATTGGCAGGCGGTTTTAGAAGAGTCCATTCGGAAATATAATTCGACGTACAAAGATATGCATCCCTGGCGACAACCTCGCTTGCTTTGGTTGGAACAGCTGGAGAGAGAGAATGCTGCTAAATCACAGAAGCCATCACTAGCAGCCACCTTTGAGGATGATGATTGCTTAGTTCCTTGCTGCTCTCTGTTCATATTCCCATTCCGTAGGCGTAAGAGTAATAAACTCTGCTGCTTTAACTCTGAATGCTACTCACCTTTTGGGGATTTCTCGTCGTCTCCCATATAGAACGGACCCTGCCTTGATACGATCTCTTGAACTATGATGCCAAACGAGTACACGTCACCCTTCTGGGAACCGGCAGGGTTAGGTTGAGGATCACGCAAGAGCTCCGGAGCAGTCCACAGTAGTTCTGTGAGTAGAGAGGAATGTATTGTCCATATTCAGTAATGATCTTCATTAAATTGCATAACACGCGCTAAATGCTCGAAAATTACGAAATCTTAAATCAAGGTTCATTTTAGTACCTAGCCTATCTCCATTCCTAGACTCGAACATGAACTGTATTGTGACTTACTTTTCCAATATGCATAACTCTCCTGATCCTGTTCCTCAGTTGGATTCCGCAGCTGATGGAGCCCGAAATCTGTGATCTTCAGTACAAATCTAGAGTCTACCACGCAGTTGGATGATTTGAGAGCACCGTGCGAATGGATATCGGTGGAATGCAAAAAAGTCATACCTTTGACAATGTCATGCATGAGAGATATTTTGAACATCCAATCCAGCTTGATTGTTTCATTCTCTAGGATATCTTGGAGCGAGCCCTTGGGGCAGTACTCAGTAAGGATGAATGGCTCTGGATCGGTTTCAATCGAAGCACCGAAAAATTTCACCAGATGATCGTGCTGAATATCCTTCATCCGTTTGAGCTCCAGCATCATCGTGCGATTGAGGCTTAAATTTGTAACGTTAATTTTCTTTATTGCCACTTTGCAGCCCTTGTAGATTCCGAACTGGATGTAGATTTGTCTATCTCCGGGCAACGAGTTAAGATCATCGGAGTATATGGTCTGAAATCGCACTATGAATTGGTTCATAAATTACTACGATGGATTGGGGTTTGATTACTTACCGTTTGACTGCCGCGCTTTGCCATCATGTGCAAACTGCCTCGATGGCCTCGACTAGAGTTACAAAAAAGGACGTCATTCGCGTGCACCTTCCATGTCATGGAATTTATCTCCGCTTCCAGTTTATAGTGGCGATATCCCACAAACGAAGCTATTCCCATGCAAATTACGCACACACCAAGGATCAGTGATAGGATTGCATAACCAGGAAGAGCTGTGATAACAAAATAACGAATAATTCCACGCCCTCGGGCTACGAATACTATACTCACACTTATCAGGACATAAAGAACCATCAAATCCACAAGTGGGTCGGTCCGGTGGAGCTTTGGTTCTACCTCCTGACCAGTGGATCTCCTTTCCTTCCACGAATTGCAAACCACCGTCGTGGAAGTAATTTGCTACTATCTTAAGAGGTGGTTAGTATAAGGCGTTTATGAACATAATAGTAGTCACTAAATACCTCAAACATTCCTGTGTTTGGATTGAGATCCAGCAGGGAATAGTCGGAAATGCGATCCCCATTTGAGTCGATCGTAACGTTCCCTGTAATACCCTTGAACGATTTGCCCCACATGAGATGTGCCAGATGGGTTCCGTTGATGGGCTGCTTGAGTGCCTGATATTCACCAAGTTTTGATATGCTATCGTTAAGTGCGTATGCGTACAACAGGACGGCATCATAAAATGCCGTGACAAATGTGGATACCGGTTCGTCGTCGGGGTAAGTGTAGTTGAATTTGGATTTCGTGAGCAATTTAACCTGTGCAGGAAACaaaattacagtttttttttataaatcgcaTCGTTCCTTAATCTTCATTGCAACAAAGTTTGTTGGTGGAACAAACCATTAGCTCCAATCTCTCATTGATTAGTTGAGTTTAGTGGGAGTGGATTCGTCCCAAAACTTGTTCTCTGTTGGTGACATCGCCCACCTCTGATAGATATGAAATTGTATAAATATAATTCGTGTTTCTGAAAATACCGCCGCTTCTATTTTGTACAGCCAGGGAACTCTTCCGCACAACGAACCGGTTTCCCGATGGTGTATCGCTTCGGGAGTGATGGTCTGTGTGTGACTAATTTAACAGGTTTTACCATATTTCACAAGACAAGATCGATCAGCTCATCCTTACCTGTTGTCTTCGTTTGGTGAACTTATGCGCTTCTATTTTGAAATATTCTGAGGCGTCTCGAAATACATAGACCCGATGTGGCGATATTGAGTTCAAAGATCCTCAGGTATGTGTATATGGCACATAATTTAAAATTCGGTGAAATAATAATCATCGACCCTGTCCAAAAACAGTCGGTATGAGCCTCTTGTTATCAATCATAGTTTTTATTCGGATGCAGGAAAAGTTCGGGACGTTACTCGAAAATAGTTTCAATTGAGAAGGTCGAGTAAAGGCAATATACACCTATACGAATCGCGGTTTGGATAATATCTGTAACGGAAATTTCGTTTGAATGTGCCTGTTCCGAAAAATACGATTTTTCGATGGAAATCGGTATCGCTCTTTCATCTTTCCAGAGCCCAATCTGCGAGCTCAAAATCAGTGCTGCTATTCTTCAAATCATTCATTTGAAATCGAACGCACAATAACAATTAGTCTTGCTATTCACAATAATGTCGCGGGCTCATGAACTGATATGACGAATGGGCATGTTTCATTCAAACAGGTCTATTCTCGCTGTATCCCTTCCATTCGATTGAATAACCATACCTTCGTTCAAACTGCTCGTTATGCTGTTATTTGAGATCTATTTTTATCCCTGAGAATTGATGTAGTGACCAAGACTCAATTCGCATTGACGCCATTAagcttcgttttacgagttcgGGGAGCGTCAAGGATTAAGTTACGAAAATGTCTACGCTGGTCCACGGTGAGGAGGAGGGGttttagataatgtccacgtggacacgtttaatgaatattaaaaaaaaaacttctgaaTTCATCAATACGTGAAATTTATATTGCATTTCTAAGGAAAGccatatttatcaataaaaggGTTGAACTTTCTGATATCCGAgcatccatattttttatatcgtTGAACTTCTTTCCTAAATGTGTATGAGAAGAACGTACATGAACTGAGAGCGATCGATCTACTTTCATTTGTTTTAAAGAGTCATTGATGAAAATGACAGATGAAGACGCCATCAAAGTAAAAACTAGTTCATTTCTATTTTTAGAACTCCCAAGTTTTGCGAAAATGGAGCacgaaaaacaatatttttcatggGTGCACAGACCGTATCTCTgaataaagtgcgctacacatacaacgttccGTCACCAAAAAGCCgacgtaaaggaatgaaacatcaaatgaggaactcaaaatgaaaggggtgtaagtgacatgatcgattttctctttcgatcataacttaactgcaaacacattcccagcttatCAGAACATCAGTTATCGGTTCTACagcaaaatcaaattggaacgttcttGCAGCTGAGTTATTCAcggaagaaaaaagttaatgaaatgaaaatcgatcaaTTCACTTACACCTCTTTCATCTTAAGCCTCTAAAATATTATCTCAAGGGAATCGTATGGTAGCACTCACGTACACCATCAACGGTAACTTTGACGttggcaaaataagtccaagagaatggatgacgggacggtgacggtgacacTGTATGTGTATCGCACTTAAGTGTTCCAAGTAATGATGACAATCTTCGttgaaatgtaatattttctgGAATACATTTCTAGTGGGTTCTCCGGGAAGACACCACTGATGATAATCAAATCGAGACGCAGATCAAGAATATTCCTCAGTACACGACACATGAAATAGCAGATTCATTACAAATATTCATATTCATCAGTGAACCTGGAACCTGGTGAAACTGTGGTTctacactaaagggtgtgtcacatcaaattgcatcacggaaaaaacgctgtagaaattcgcccaatagaccgatccttttgaaaattttagacagtaaaataaaaactattaaacaacttttggcattttctttttattcatacttcgagcccaagcccgtatgctcgcaccttcctctttaccccgtccataaggttctgtacaacgtcaggttgtagttttttttgaacagaaatccattttctcttgaagtccgcctccgatttgacaacttttgggttcttccggagggcctgcttcataatcgcccaatatttctctattgggcgaagctccggcgcgttgagcgggttcatttcctttggcacgaaggtgaccccgttggcttcgtaccactccaacatgtcctttgaatagtggcacgaagcgagatccggccagaagatggtcgggccctcgtgcagcttcaatagtggtagtaagcgcttctgtaggcactccttaaggaaaacctgcccgtttaccgtgccggtcatcacgaagggggcgctccgctttccgcaagagcagatcgcttgccacaccatgtactttttggcaaacttggatagtttctgcttgcgaatctcctccggaacgctgaatttgtcctctgcggagaagaacaacaggcccggcagctgacgaaagtccgctttgacgtaggtttcgtcgtccattaccaggcaatgcggcttcgtcagcatttcggtgtacagcttccgggctcgcgtcttccccaccatgttttgcctttcgtcacggttaggagccttctgaaccttgtatgtccgcaggccctcccgctgcttggtccgctggacgaatgaacttgacaaattcatcttattggcgacatcccggaccgaacttctcggatcacgtctaaactgcttaactacgcgcttgtgatctttttcactgacggagcatccatttttgccgttcttcaccttccggtcgatggttaggttctcgaagtatcgttttagtactctgctgaccgtggattggacgattcccagcatcttaccgatgtcccgatgtgacaactccggattctcgaaatgagtgcacaggattaattcacgacgctctttttcgttcgacgacatttttccaaatttacgaaaaattgacagtgaagcatggccatcgtgatctatacactcttatctgattataagcgaaagctaaagatataattcctaaaaattaaatttctacagctttttttccgtgatgcaatttgatttgacacaccctttatatgaccGGAAAATTAAACGAATGGATCGTGTCTCAATCAGCGACTAGCTTTATAAACGCAATGAAAACTCGCTGTTTTCATGCAAATCATAATGGGCGACGAAAAGTTTAATCATTTATAACAATTTTGATTTAAATAAAATCTTTGGTCAAGTGAAATGAACCTCTATTAGCCATCCCCAAAGTCGATCTTCACTTGAAGGAATTTGTTTTTGAGTCTGATGGGGTTGGGAATTTTGTTATATGAATTTAGAAATAATCGACAGCACGTGGGGATTGTAGCCCGGAATCTAGAGAAGACGTACAATCGAACCTGGATTCCACTAGTTCTGAAGACAATGACAGACTAGGGGATAGACGTCAATATGCTGCACTTTGTGAGAAGCTTCGCGTCAAACCGGACCGTCGAGGTAAATTTGGGTACACCAGTTTTAGGCGTCTCCACGAAGAAATTGGTGAACCTCAAGATTCCACTTAGTGTTCATATTCACCTATGCGGGGGACAACCTGAGGAAAACTGTGAATCCAGGTTTAAACCATTATCAAACATCACCAGAGTAATAACCggattttgttctatttcagatACTGGACaaacaaacactgagagagagcgaaattattcctctcgcgagcgataaacttctacgcttcatatattatgaacctgttcatattccccccactacatgtccattttacccgcatcgataaaaatgttctacttttcgacttgttcaaaatttctgagtaaaaaacatggaataacacatttttataaatcactagctgacctggcaaacttcgtccagcccaaaattggtgtttttttatcaataccttcaaaaatgcacgttttcttactaagcgcaagttcatgagtccaatcgcagaactgttcattgattggtcttctaatcgaccccgttgaatttaccttttactaaaaaattcctagttcttctaccaaaactcaacattataatatcagattcttttcagacacaattgtcgttcaagatttttcaaccacttgcaaataacatgtttttccattacatggaataaatgtttgatacaaaaaatatagatagaataaagacatacccctccccccttctccccttagagagggggagaagtgtctattcaccatagaaacgtttcgtgcccccaaaatattcacatgttaaatttggttttcgagttatgcagaaatttgtttatcatttgtatgacaacccaccctaagagaggggggaggagtgtcgaaccaccatagaaacatttattgtatcctagaacctccacatgccaaatttggtttcgtttgcttgattagttctcgagtcatgcagaaatttgtgttttatttgtatgacagtcccccctcagagagggaggTGGATTGTCTAACcatcgtgaaaacatttattgtgccctaaaacctccatatacctaatttggcttcgtttgcttgaataattatcaagtaatgcagaaatttgtgtttcatttgtatggcagcccccctaagagagggggtggagtgtcttaccaccatagaaacatttattgcaccttaaaacctccatatgacaaatttggttgcatttgcgtgATTAACTCGTGAGtaacgtagaaatttgtgtttcatttgtatggcagccccctccccttagagagagagggggtatctaaccaccgtaaaaacatttattgcaccctaaaaccttcacatgccaaatttggtttcatttgcttgatttaaaAAAAGGGGCTTCAAATTCGATGCACCAgtgaaaatccgctttgcaaatatacatgcatgtcgggggtatttttgttcccaccgagctgtgtttcccttacacggacttcaaaaataACGTGcctggggaatccgctttgcaaatacatgcaagtcgggggtgttttttggtgttgagtacttttgcactcgctgGTCGTTGAgcagaccggaatatatttccctcaaacgtactttcaaactgagaaatcgtcatttcagacactagaggtgaatgaac from Toxorhynchites rutilus septentrionalis strain SRP chromosome 3, ASM2978413v1, whole genome shotgun sequence encodes:
- the LOC129775634 gene encoding uncharacterized protein LOC129775634 isoform X2 → MSQKDGPDKYQQKNGEARHSVLPKAPTRRVIISKSRYKIYDQPKKSTLAVHLDNIKRERLSTAFIDKSSQAEDRESVSSRQSFSRQAGPSTKSFFTREDSSMELAHKKHRNLREVYSDYMKRRDVVPRRIRIVKIYVPPNWQAVLEESIRKYNSTYKDMHPWRQPRLLWLEQLERENAAKSQKPSLAATFEDDDCLVPCCSLFIFPFRRQRTLP
- the LOC129775634 gene encoding uncharacterized protein LOC129775634 isoform X1 — its product is MSQKDGPDKYQQKNGEARHSVLPKAPTRRVIISKSRYKIYDQPKKSTLAVHLDNIKRERLSTAFIDKSSQAEDRESVSSRQSFSRQAGPSTKSFFTREDSSMELAHKKHRNLREVYSDYMKRRDVVPRRIRIVKIYVPPNWQAVLEESIRKYNSTYKDMHPWRQPRLLWLEQLERENAAKSQKPSLAATFEDDDCLVPCCSLFIFPFRRRKKRTLP